The following are encoded in a window of Heterodontus francisci isolate sHetFra1 chromosome 2, sHetFra1.hap1, whole genome shotgun sequence genomic DNA:
- the jcada gene encoding junctional cadherin 5-associated protein isoform X2, with protein MICLRLNSGPPLPCSSRPKSGKDVTYWRRRGQDFSVLLDYTNRGDTGYKGNNVTKTQNIPKAEQREKSSRGVQPENMQHKSEVIRMNEQKSWMAEGQSVMVKGMCEDEWRTPVDRKCQSLGTEEWKASLGRQLSDGDGNKLRHAIVPHMVGDEILKREGMQYIKKGKSQSLPRVIPESNGKEFQTGQHYVDMSGFDRNRLENQCLKDHLVLQNSGSYCSPKTSTKWTENFRQSAQCTQLPKAKLSRPLKPPSYELYQQIRRSSEMIPSLHVHGETDGQVTYCAKDGEAKADHICYPQALASSSLDPPVYVPPPSYKAPPQQKVGQKCFDKVPTSNNACQPYQSTETLIDQAHWCLENQESNHAHQKHMSDDNGSKQHLLQAMNVNDDIGKDVPHTRESYSSSQNGYTDDKKAFVKYIPFNDPRLRHITIVQSDKQYSETDNKYEQWKAKDRVIDGNKTFGTSDSCSAFSVPAGSYYSTQAGLRPIADTTTTNRWLVASKPESENSSMSDHCCKPYVDNQCDSSLKYNSRVLSTTNHPVGFPHSNANSNAELHVNQGTVETITRVKKWEPDSQCLEVQEKKHPKRRMTETIFCLVSVPVKTCEAESNEDVFINDVRNGNIERVMNDSTGNLTEQSFLSMSSSDLELQALTGNMMSENGLKRPEPWNEGNNRRAVGYNFNQHRELRASGSWPGDQYRDQETQTSFIKGSRTARSFTGAIKKVATGNQIQSQNYSEPESNVSVKGDKRSAEGTAISDQKCKLSNYSINGQTSLYPSTNSAFSRTAPTQYQVNHINSHQIQHNGTSKSQREKVREVNAEDQVDGSRVCPQTSSNNGKETVGFGQFLLKPVNRRPWDAISELESFNKEIQEQEDRNIQVLQTENEDGELTAIQSINSDKDFSNSQMITYQKPELCVTEKPLAKLTKPKEKKNSVSNKSCSDYTNITPDVEILAKISADNNKLSNQSSNLFHKPNNKRTTYTKSSTILNVFTTKNTQLTKLNNEKNVEDTNNKKQCININGVRTPMYQLSQTKAESTNDRDTSIRVMAPGRKTVSIQETECDDSIRKMFSQLDNDQGYSETDLSSLSCHKSTKPNIDNLNDLFEQKTAEGLSKNESFEERAARILGIDVAVEALISPRKEMLHEWTGENETKSPAEVELGYTCDHFVRERKYTSEEPWGHVKEKPLDFNKLSEWKHNSLYGTGTWIPNGNTVHENKLAKHDVESNKELGKRAIINEFFHGPFKEFYNWTDKNCFLSTERKNISVLGAERKGRNTSEMIEALQGKLASSPNRTALDRLARMKEVDSVSRIRRLSIKSADSGDELDEEQCSTEQGVKEAAYTSARREDTCTTSKRIISLDKDLESFVSSIENKETADAYDPSKVETV; from the exons ATGATTTGCTTGAG GTTAAACAGTGGTCCTCCATTACCTTGTTCATCTAGGCCCAAATCTGGTAAGGATGTCACCTACTGGAGACGAAGAGGACAAGACTTCAGTGTTTTACTGGATTACACAAACCGAGGAGACACAGGCTACAAAGGAAATAATGTGACAAAAACTCAAAACATTCCAAAAGCTGAACAAAGAGAAAAAAGTTCACGAGGTGTACAGCCAGAGAACATGCAGCATAAATCAGAAGTAATTAGAATGAATGAGCAAAAGAGTTGGATGGCAGAAGGTCAGAGTGTGATGGTGAAAGGGATGTGTGAAGACGAGTGGAGAACTCCAGTGGATCGTAAATGCCAAAGCTTGGGTACTGAGGAATGGAAAGCCTCTTTAGGAAGACAACTATCTGATGGTGATGGGAACAAATTGAGACATGCCATAGTGCCCCACATGGTTGGTGATGAAATATTAAAAAGAGAAGGAATGCAATATATAAAAAAGGGGAAGTCTCAATCATTGCCCAGAGTTATACCAGAAAGTAATGGTAAGGAATTTCAGACAGGTCAACATTATGTAGATATGTCTGGGTTTGACAGAAATAGATTGGAAAATCAATGTTTGAAAGATCATCTTGTGTTGCAGAATAGTGGCTCTTATTGTAGTCCTAAAACAAGTACAAAATGGACAGAAAACTTCAGGCAAAGTGCTCAGTGTACTCAGTTGCCAAAAGCTAAGTTGAGTAGACCACTGAAACCTCCCTCCTATGAACTGTATCAGCAAATTAGGAGAAGTTCAGAAATGATACCTAGTCTTCATGTACATGGAGAGACTGATGGGCAAGTGACTTATTGTGCCAAGGACGGTGAAGCAAAGGCTGACCATATTTGCTACCCACAAGCTCTTGCTAGTAGCAGCTTGGATCCTCCTGTCTATGTGCCTCCCCCATCTTACAAAGCACCACCTCAACAGAAAGTTGGTCAGAAATGTTTTGATAAAGTGCCTACTTCCAACAATGCATGTCAACCTTACCAATCAACAGAGACTCTTATCGATCAGGCTCATTGGTGTTTAGAAAATCAGGAGAGCAATCATGCTCATCAAAAACACATGTCTGATGATAACGGCTCAAAGCAACATCTGCTGCAAGCTATGAATGTAAATGATGATATAGGTAAAGATGTCCCTCACACGAGAGAAAGCTATAGTTCATCACAAAATGGATACACAGATGACAAAAAGGCTTTTGTCAAGTACATACCTTTTAATGATCCTCGACTTCGACATATTACAATAGTCCAATCTGACAAGCAATACAGTGAAACAGATAATAAGTATGAACAATGGAAAGCAAAGGACCGTGTTATAGATGGAAACAAGACATTTGGAACATCGGACAGTTGCAGTGCCTTTTCTGTTCCAGCAGGGTCATATTACTCCACTCAGGCAGGCCTGAGGCCTATAGCTGATACTACAACTACCAACCGATGGTTGGTGGCATCCAAACCAGAGAGCGAGAATAGTAGTATGTCTGACCATTGTTGTAAACCATATGTCGACAACCAATGTGACTCATCATTAAAGTATAATTCAAGGGTTCTTTCAACCACAAACCATCCAGTTGGCTTTCCACATTCAAATGCCAATTCTAATGCAGAACTGCATGTAAATCAAGGCACCGTTGAAACTATAACCCGAGTAAAAAAGTGGGAACCAGATTCCCAGTGTCTTGAGGTGCAAGAAAAGAAACACCCAAAAAGAAGAATGACAGAAACAATATTTTGTCTAGTTTCTGTGCCAGTCAAAACATGTGAAGCAGAGTCAAATGAAGATGTATTTATTAATGACGTGAGAAATGGAAACATTGAAAGGGTTATGAATGATAGCACTGGAAACTTAACAGAGCAAAGTTTTTTAAGCATGTCTTCCTCTGACTTGGAGTTACAAGCATTAACAGGAAATATGATGTCAGAAAATGGGTTGAAGAGACCAGAGCCCTGGAATGAAGGTAACAATAGACGTGCAGTTGGCTATAATTTTAACCAACACAGAGAATTAAGAGCCTCTGGTTCTTGGCCAGGTGACCAGTATAGAGATCAAGAAACGCAAACGAGTTTCATTAAAGGTTCCCGTACTGCTCGGTCATTCACTGGTGCCATAAAAAAGGTTGCAACAGGCAACCAGATACAAAGTCAGAACTACTCAGAACCTGAATCCAATGTATCAGTGAAAGGGGACAAAAGAAGTGCAGAAGGTACAGCCATTAGTGACCAGAAATGCAAACTCAGTAACTATTCAATAAATGGTCAAACAAGCTTGTATCCATCTACCAACAGTGCTTTCTCGAGGACAGCTCCTACACAGTATCAGGTCAATCACATTAACTCTCACCAAATTCAGCACAATGGGACTTCAAAAAGCCAGCGTGAAAAAGTCAGAGAAGTAAATGCGGAAGATCAGGTGGATGGGAGCAGAGTGTGTCCACAGACTTCATCAAACAATGGCAAAGAGACTGTCGGTTTTGGTCAGTTCCTCTTGAAGCCGGTAAACCGTCGTCCTTGGGATGCAATCAGTGAATTAGAAAGTTTCAACAAAGAGATTCAGGAACAAGAGGATCGTAACATTCAGGTATTGCAGACGGAAAATGAAGATGGTGAGCTTACTGCAATCCAGTCGATAAACTCAGACAAAGATTTTTCAAACAGTCAGATGATAACCTACCAGAAACCTGAGCTGTGTGTGACTGAGAAACCATTAGCCAAACTGACCAAGCCCAAAGAAAAAAAGAACAGTGTCAGTAATAAAAGTTGCTCAGATTATACAAATATTACCCCTGATGTAGAGATACTTGCAAAAATATCTGCTGACAATAACAAACTCAGCAACCAGTCAAGCAATCTATTCCATAAACCAAATAACAAAAGAACAACATATACCAAAAGCAGCACAATTCTAAATGTATTCACAACTAAAAATACGCAACTCACTAAATTAAACAATGAAAAGAACGTGGAAGACACCAATAACAAAAAACAGTGCATAAACATCAATGGAGTTAGAACACCGATGTATCAGTTAAGTCAAACAAAGGCAGAAAGCACAAATGATCGAGACACATCAATCAGAGTTATGGCACCAGGTAGAAAAACTGTGTCAATTCAAGAAACTGAATGTGATGACAGTATTAGAAAAATGTTCTCTCAACTTGACAACGATCAGGGTTATTCAGAAACTGACCTGAGCTCTCTAAGCTGTCATAAAAGCACAAAACCAAACATTGACAACCTGAATGACCTCTTTGAGCAGAAAACTGCAGAAGGACTTTCCAAAAACGAATCATTCGAAGAAAGAGCTGCCAGGATTTTAGGAATAGATGTAGCAGTAGAAGCCTTGATTTCTCCAAGGAAGGAGATGCTCCATGAGTGGACAGGAGAAAATGAGACAAAATCTCCTGCTGAAGTGGAGCTGGGCTATACCTGTGATCACTTTGTAAGAGAGAGGAAATACACTTCAGAAGAACCATGGGGACATGTAAAAGAGAAACCTTTGGACTTCAACAAACTATCAGAATGGAAACACAACTCACTCTATGGGACAGGCACTTGGATTCCAAATGGAAATACAGTGCACGAGAACAAATTAGCAAAACATGATGTTGAAAGTAACAAAGAATTGGGGAAAAGGGCCATCATAAATGAATTCTTTCATGGACCTTTCAAGGAGTTTTATAATTGGACTGACAAAAATTGCTTTCTGAGCACAGAAAGAAAAAACATCTCTGTCCTAGGTGCAGAAAGGAAAGGTCGAAACACTTCAGAGATGATTGAAGCCTTGCAAGGTAAACTTGCATCATCTCCAAACCGAACAGCTTTGGACCGCTTGGCCAGAATGAAAGAAGTAGATTCAGTTTCCCGTATTAGACGTCTCAGTATTAAAAGTGCTGATTCTGGTGATGAACTTGATGAGGAACAATGTAGCACAGAACAAGGAGTAAAGGAAGCAGCTTACACATCGGCCAGAAGGGAAGATACCTGCACAACAAGCAAGAGAATCATATCACTGGACAAGGATTTGGAATCTTTTGTGTCTTCAATAGAGAACAAAGAGACTGCAG ATGCTTACGATCCCAGCAAAGTTGAGACTGTGTGA
- the jcada gene encoding junctional cadherin 5-associated protein isoform X4 — protein MSLLNSGPPLPCSSRPKSGKDVTYWRRRGQDFSVLLDYTNRGDTGYKGNNVTKTQNIPKAEQREKSSRGVQPENMQHKSEVIRMNEQKSWMAEGQSVMVKGMCEDEWRTPVDRKCQSLGTEEWKASLGRQLSDGDGNKLRHAIVPHMVGDEILKREGMQYIKKGKSQSLPRVIPESNGKEFQTGQHYVDMSGFDRNRLENQCLKDHLVLQNSGSYCSPKTSTKWTENFRQSAQCTQLPKAKLSRPLKPPSYELYQQIRRSSEMIPSLHVHGETDGQVTYCAKDGEAKADHICYPQALASSSLDPPVYVPPPSYKAPPQQKVGQKCFDKVPTSNNACQPYQSTETLIDQAHWCLENQESNHAHQKHMSDDNGSKQHLLQAMNVNDDIGKDVPHTRESYSSSQNGYTDDKKAFVKYIPFNDPRLRHITIVQSDKQYSETDNKYEQWKAKDRVIDGNKTFGTSDSCSAFSVPAGSYYSTQAGLRPIADTTTTNRWLVASKPESENSSMSDHCCKPYVDNQCDSSLKYNSRVLSTTNHPVGFPHSNANSNAELHVNQGTVETITRVKKWEPDSQCLEVQEKKHPKRRMTETIFCLVSVPVKTCEAESNEDVFINDVRNGNIERVMNDSTGNLTEQSFLSMSSSDLELQALTGNMMSENGLKRPEPWNEGNNRRAVGYNFNQHRELRASGSWPGDQYRDQETQTSFIKGSRTARSFTGAIKKVATGNQIQSQNYSEPESNVSVKGDKRSAEGTAISDQKCKLSNYSINGQTSLYPSTNSAFSRTAPTQYQVNHINSHQIQHNGTSKSQREKVREVNAEDQVDGSRVCPQTSSNNGKETVGFGQFLLKPVNRRPWDAISELESFNKEIQEQEDRNIQVLQTENEDGELTAIQSINSDKDFSNSQMITYQKPELCVTEKPLAKLTKPKEKKNSVSNKSCSDYTNITPDVEILAKISADNNKLSNQSSNLFHKPNNKRTTYTKSSTILNVFTTKNTQLTKLNNEKNVEDTNNKKQCININGVRTPMYQLSQTKAESTNDRDTSIRVMAPGRKTVSIQETECDDSIRKMFSQLDNDQGYSETDLSSLSCHKSTKPNIDNLNDLFEQKTAEGLSKNESFEERAARILGIDVAVEALISPRKEMLHEWTGENETKSPAEVELGYTCDHFVRERKYTSEEPWGHVKEKPLDFNKLSEWKHNSLYGTGTWIPNGNTVHENKLAKHDVESNKELGKRAIINEFFHGPFKEFYNWTDKNCFLSTERKNISVLGAERKGRNTSEMIEALQGKLASSPNRTALDRLARMKEVDSVSRIRRLSIKSADSGDELDEEQCSTEQGVKEAAYTSARREDTCTTSKRIISLDKDLESFVSSIENKETADAYDPSKVETV, from the exons ATGAGTTT GTTAAACAGTGGTCCTCCATTACCTTGTTCATCTAGGCCCAAATCTGGTAAGGATGTCACCTACTGGAGACGAAGAGGACAAGACTTCAGTGTTTTACTGGATTACACAAACCGAGGAGACACAGGCTACAAAGGAAATAATGTGACAAAAACTCAAAACATTCCAAAAGCTGAACAAAGAGAAAAAAGTTCACGAGGTGTACAGCCAGAGAACATGCAGCATAAATCAGAAGTAATTAGAATGAATGAGCAAAAGAGTTGGATGGCAGAAGGTCAGAGTGTGATGGTGAAAGGGATGTGTGAAGACGAGTGGAGAACTCCAGTGGATCGTAAATGCCAAAGCTTGGGTACTGAGGAATGGAAAGCCTCTTTAGGAAGACAACTATCTGATGGTGATGGGAACAAATTGAGACATGCCATAGTGCCCCACATGGTTGGTGATGAAATATTAAAAAGAGAAGGAATGCAATATATAAAAAAGGGGAAGTCTCAATCATTGCCCAGAGTTATACCAGAAAGTAATGGTAAGGAATTTCAGACAGGTCAACATTATGTAGATATGTCTGGGTTTGACAGAAATAGATTGGAAAATCAATGTTTGAAAGATCATCTTGTGTTGCAGAATAGTGGCTCTTATTGTAGTCCTAAAACAAGTACAAAATGGACAGAAAACTTCAGGCAAAGTGCTCAGTGTACTCAGTTGCCAAAAGCTAAGTTGAGTAGACCACTGAAACCTCCCTCCTATGAACTGTATCAGCAAATTAGGAGAAGTTCAGAAATGATACCTAGTCTTCATGTACATGGAGAGACTGATGGGCAAGTGACTTATTGTGCCAAGGACGGTGAAGCAAAGGCTGACCATATTTGCTACCCACAAGCTCTTGCTAGTAGCAGCTTGGATCCTCCTGTCTATGTGCCTCCCCCATCTTACAAAGCACCACCTCAACAGAAAGTTGGTCAGAAATGTTTTGATAAAGTGCCTACTTCCAACAATGCATGTCAACCTTACCAATCAACAGAGACTCTTATCGATCAGGCTCATTGGTGTTTAGAAAATCAGGAGAGCAATCATGCTCATCAAAAACACATGTCTGATGATAACGGCTCAAAGCAACATCTGCTGCAAGCTATGAATGTAAATGATGATATAGGTAAAGATGTCCCTCACACGAGAGAAAGCTATAGTTCATCACAAAATGGATACACAGATGACAAAAAGGCTTTTGTCAAGTACATACCTTTTAATGATCCTCGACTTCGACATATTACAATAGTCCAATCTGACAAGCAATACAGTGAAACAGATAATAAGTATGAACAATGGAAAGCAAAGGACCGTGTTATAGATGGAAACAAGACATTTGGAACATCGGACAGTTGCAGTGCCTTTTCTGTTCCAGCAGGGTCATATTACTCCACTCAGGCAGGCCTGAGGCCTATAGCTGATACTACAACTACCAACCGATGGTTGGTGGCATCCAAACCAGAGAGCGAGAATAGTAGTATGTCTGACCATTGTTGTAAACCATATGTCGACAACCAATGTGACTCATCATTAAAGTATAATTCAAGGGTTCTTTCAACCACAAACCATCCAGTTGGCTTTCCACATTCAAATGCCAATTCTAATGCAGAACTGCATGTAAATCAAGGCACCGTTGAAACTATAACCCGAGTAAAAAAGTGGGAACCAGATTCCCAGTGTCTTGAGGTGCAAGAAAAGAAACACCCAAAAAGAAGAATGACAGAAACAATATTTTGTCTAGTTTCTGTGCCAGTCAAAACATGTGAAGCAGAGTCAAATGAAGATGTATTTATTAATGACGTGAGAAATGGAAACATTGAAAGGGTTATGAATGATAGCACTGGAAACTTAACAGAGCAAAGTTTTTTAAGCATGTCTTCCTCTGACTTGGAGTTACAAGCATTAACAGGAAATATGATGTCAGAAAATGGGTTGAAGAGACCAGAGCCCTGGAATGAAGGTAACAATAGACGTGCAGTTGGCTATAATTTTAACCAACACAGAGAATTAAGAGCCTCTGGTTCTTGGCCAGGTGACCAGTATAGAGATCAAGAAACGCAAACGAGTTTCATTAAAGGTTCCCGTACTGCTCGGTCATTCACTGGTGCCATAAAAAAGGTTGCAACAGGCAACCAGATACAAAGTCAGAACTACTCAGAACCTGAATCCAATGTATCAGTGAAAGGGGACAAAAGAAGTGCAGAAGGTACAGCCATTAGTGACCAGAAATGCAAACTCAGTAACTATTCAATAAATGGTCAAACAAGCTTGTATCCATCTACCAACAGTGCTTTCTCGAGGACAGCTCCTACACAGTATCAGGTCAATCACATTAACTCTCACCAAATTCAGCACAATGGGACTTCAAAAAGCCAGCGTGAAAAAGTCAGAGAAGTAAATGCGGAAGATCAGGTGGATGGGAGCAGAGTGTGTCCACAGACTTCATCAAACAATGGCAAAGAGACTGTCGGTTTTGGTCAGTTCCTCTTGAAGCCGGTAAACCGTCGTCCTTGGGATGCAATCAGTGAATTAGAAAGTTTCAACAAAGAGATTCAGGAACAAGAGGATCGTAACATTCAGGTATTGCAGACGGAAAATGAAGATGGTGAGCTTACTGCAATCCAGTCGATAAACTCAGACAAAGATTTTTCAAACAGTCAGATGATAACCTACCAGAAACCTGAGCTGTGTGTGACTGAGAAACCATTAGCCAAACTGACCAAGCCCAAAGAAAAAAAGAACAGTGTCAGTAATAAAAGTTGCTCAGATTATACAAATATTACCCCTGATGTAGAGATACTTGCAAAAATATCTGCTGACAATAACAAACTCAGCAACCAGTCAAGCAATCTATTCCATAAACCAAATAACAAAAGAACAACATATACCAAAAGCAGCACAATTCTAAATGTATTCACAACTAAAAATACGCAACTCACTAAATTAAACAATGAAAAGAACGTGGAAGACACCAATAACAAAAAACAGTGCATAAACATCAATGGAGTTAGAACACCGATGTATCAGTTAAGTCAAACAAAGGCAGAAAGCACAAATGATCGAGACACATCAATCAGAGTTATGGCACCAGGTAGAAAAACTGTGTCAATTCAAGAAACTGAATGTGATGACAGTATTAGAAAAATGTTCTCTCAACTTGACAACGATCAGGGTTATTCAGAAACTGACCTGAGCTCTCTAAGCTGTCATAAAAGCACAAAACCAAACATTGACAACCTGAATGACCTCTTTGAGCAGAAAACTGCAGAAGGACTTTCCAAAAACGAATCATTCGAAGAAAGAGCTGCCAGGATTTTAGGAATAGATGTAGCAGTAGAAGCCTTGATTTCTCCAAGGAAGGAGATGCTCCATGAGTGGACAGGAGAAAATGAGACAAAATCTCCTGCTGAAGTGGAGCTGGGCTATACCTGTGATCACTTTGTAAGAGAGAGGAAATACACTTCAGAAGAACCATGGGGACATGTAAAAGAGAAACCTTTGGACTTCAACAAACTATCAGAATGGAAACACAACTCACTCTATGGGACAGGCACTTGGATTCCAAATGGAAATACAGTGCACGAGAACAAATTAGCAAAACATGATGTTGAAAGTAACAAAGAATTGGGGAAAAGGGCCATCATAAATGAATTCTTTCATGGACCTTTCAAGGAGTTTTATAATTGGACTGACAAAAATTGCTTTCTGAGCACAGAAAGAAAAAACATCTCTGTCCTAGGTGCAGAAAGGAAAGGTCGAAACACTTCAGAGATGATTGAAGCCTTGCAAGGTAAACTTGCATCATCTCCAAACCGAACAGCTTTGGACCGCTTGGCCAGAATGAAAGAAGTAGATTCAGTTTCCCGTATTAGACGTCTCAGTATTAAAAGTGCTGATTCTGGTGATGAACTTGATGAGGAACAATGTAGCACAGAACAAGGAGTAAAGGAAGCAGCTTACACATCGGCCAGAAGGGAAGATACCTGCACAACAAGCAAGAGAATCATATCACTGGACAAGGATTTGGAATCTTTTGTGTCTTCAATAGAGAACAAAGAGACTGCAG ATGCTTACGATCCCAGCAAAGTTGAGACTGTGTGA